The following are from one region of the Treponema denticola genome:
- a CDS encoding dicarboxylate/amino acid:cation symporter → MNKKLVWMIFIAFILGLVVGIVLWQTGVDVGGYVTWVSPFGNILVSMLKMIVIPVIFLSLISGAASLPTKEFGKIGVKVIIWYFVTSLFAAIVGSFLALAFNPGSGTSHSEWASLMSMGSVEIAPASAGSLADVFLDMFQNPFKALAQGNFLAIIVFAIAFGIALKIISEKNDAKLQEGAKLFLNIVETCKETVFKMVDWILAYSPIGVFCLTSVNFAQYGSKLFGPYIMLTLGVVIGILGMVFVVYPVMIAVSTRKNPIKIMMQIREPMLTAFVTRSSAATLPVSLRTAKETLHISDNLSSFALPLGSTVNMDGVCVHLPMFAVLAANMFGADIGFTALLVLVITTVLASVGAGGVPGGSLMLLFIILQNMNLDPGQIAIIVGLALGINPILDMFETMNNVAGDLVCTYCVADMSDMIEKDS, encoded by the coding sequence ATGAATAAAAAGCTCGTATGGATGATTTTTATAGCATTCATCCTTGGTTTGGTTGTCGGTATCGTTCTTTGGCAAACAGGCGTCGATGTCGGCGGTTATGTAACTTGGGTATCGCCTTTTGGAAATATCCTTGTATCTATGTTAAAGATGATCGTTATTCCGGTTATCTTCTTGTCTCTTATTTCCGGTGCTGCTTCTTTGCCGACAAAAGAATTCGGTAAGATAGGAGTTAAGGTTATAATCTGGTATTTTGTTACCTCATTGTTTGCAGCTATTGTAGGATCCTTTCTTGCCCTTGCCTTTAATCCGGGATCGGGAACTTCACACTCAGAATGGGCGAGCCTAATGAGCATGGGTTCAGTCGAGATTGCTCCGGCTTCTGCAGGCTCTCTTGCAGATGTATTTTTAGATATGTTCCAAAATCCCTTTAAAGCCCTTGCTCAAGGAAACTTCTTGGCTATCATTGTTTTTGCTATTGCATTCGGTATTGCTTTAAAAATAATTTCCGAGAAAAATGATGCAAAATTACAGGAAGGTGCAAAGCTATTTTTAAATATCGTTGAAACTTGTAAGGAAACCGTATTTAAGATGGTTGACTGGATATTGGCTTATTCGCCCATAGGTGTGTTTTGTTTAACTTCTGTAAACTTTGCACAATACGGTTCAAAACTTTTCGGCCCATATATAATGCTTACATTGGGTGTTGTTATCGGTATTCTCGGTATGGTCTTCGTGGTTTATCCTGTTATGATTGCCGTTTCTACCCGTAAGAATCCGATTAAGATTATGATGCAGATACGCGAACCCATGCTTACTGCCTTTGTTACCCGAAGCTCTGCTGCGACTCTCCCCGTTTCATTGAGAACGGCAAAAGAAACCTTGCACATAAGCGATAACCTTTCATCATTCGCTCTTCCCCTAGGCTCGACCGTAAATATGGACGGGGTATGTGTTCACTTACCTATGTTTGCAGTTTTAGCGGCCAATATGTTCGGGGCGGATATCGGTTTTACAGCTCTTTTGGTTTTGGTAATTACAACAGTCCTTGCCTCGGTAGGTGCAGGCGGTGTTCCGGGCGGCAGCTTAATGCTCTTATTCATTATTTTGCAGAATATGAATTTGGATCCGGGCCAGATTGCCATTATAGTCGGACTCGCCCTCGGTATCAATCCAATCCTTGATATGTTTGAAACGATGAACAATGTCGCAGGAGACTTGGTCTGTACCTATTGTGTTGCCGATATGTCTGATATGATTGAAAAGGACTCTTAG
- a CDS encoding ATP-dependent helicase, giving the protein MAQPDYLNILNEEQLAAVKHQGSPLLILAGAGSGKTRVITTKIAYLIAEHNIEPERILAVTFTNKAAKEMSERASYLDKRAERAMIRTFHSFGAWILRMYAEWAGLSHNFTIYDDDDALSLLTQASPALTKNAARGIIKKISRAKDYCLLPDDPLLQEVDPNPEFAKIYADYQKRLKETGNVDFGDLIMIPVMLLKENPQIRASLQNRFSVIMVDEYQDSNIAQFEFLKVLTGENTYICVVGDDDQSIYRFRGAEVQNILTFADTFKNTKIIRLEKNYRSYSEILAVADSVVKKNTGRLGKTLVAERGKGQKPHIYFLPNQETEAELCARLISQEVENGGAYSDWAVLYRTNAQSLNFETDFLHKKIPYQVIGTLKFYEREEIKDALAVLALISNGRDEVSLRRIINKPARGVGEITQKKLIDLSRELMFSQKSDELSLESKDDYISAMSALVNSVSLTKKAKEGLKNFLNTIKELRSIIEAGDIFFKKEEPKGEGLAPFIYEVLKQSGFAEYYESLDSASGTQKTANLNELANTASLYDFSVKGLSEFLEHIELDRSLAGSEEKKDSVNLITIHNTKGLEFKNVIITGLETGVFPRDNGNFDELEEERRLMYVACTRAKDALYMTSCSSRRLYGSLTFTQPSRFIFEIDKDLVNISEASSPYSAFSGSFGKQIPADFGTKKEEHPLLSKWKKGEKIYHDDYGYGAIIKADISSGELVVNIQFETGLIKRFMPEYQANDMTIIKD; this is encoded by the coding sequence TTGGCTCAACCGGATTATTTGAATATTCTTAATGAAGAGCAGCTTGCGGCTGTTAAGCATCAGGGTTCTCCTCTTTTGATTCTTGCGGGGGCGGGGTCAGGAAAGACTCGGGTTATTACCACCAAGATCGCATACCTTATTGCCGAACATAATATCGAACCTGAACGTATCCTCGCCGTAACATTTACAAACAAGGCCGCCAAAGAAATGTCCGAAAGAGCATCTTATCTGGATAAAAGAGCAGAGCGGGCTATGATCCGAACCTTTCATTCTTTTGGAGCATGGATTTTACGCATGTATGCGGAATGGGCAGGGCTTTCACATAATTTTACAATCTATGATGATGACGACGCTCTTTCCCTTTTAACCCAAGCCTCCCCTGCTCTTACAAAAAATGCAGCCCGCGGCATCATAAAAAAAATTTCGCGTGCAAAGGATTATTGCCTTCTCCCCGATGATCCGCTTTTGCAGGAAGTCGATCCTAATCCAGAGTTTGCAAAAATCTATGCCGACTATCAAAAGAGATTAAAAGAAACCGGAAACGTAGACTTCGGGGATCTTATCATGATTCCTGTTATGCTCTTAAAAGAAAATCCGCAAATCAGAGCCTCTCTTCAAAACCGCTTTTCCGTAATAATGGTCGATGAATATCAGGACTCGAACATAGCCCAATTTGAATTCTTAAAAGTCCTCACAGGAGAGAACACCTACATCTGTGTTGTAGGAGATGATGACCAATCTATCTACCGTTTCCGCGGTGCCGAAGTTCAAAACATATTAACATTTGCCGACACTTTTAAAAACACGAAGATAATAAGGCTCGAAAAAAATTACCGCTCATATTCGGAAATTCTTGCGGTCGCAGATTCCGTTGTAAAAAAGAATACGGGCCGTCTCGGTAAAACCCTTGTAGCCGAAAGAGGAAAGGGACAAAAGCCTCACATTTATTTTTTGCCCAATCAGGAAACCGAGGCGGAACTTTGTGCCCGCCTTATATCGCAAGAAGTCGAAAACGGAGGAGCATATTCCGACTGGGCTGTCTTGTACAGAACTAACGCCCAATCCTTAAATTTTGAAACGGATTTTTTACACAAAAAAATTCCCTATCAGGTCATAGGTACTTTAAAATTTTATGAGCGGGAAGAAATAAAGGATGCTCTTGCCGTTCTTGCCCTTATCTCAAACGGAAGGGACGAGGTCTCTTTAAGGCGTATCATAAACAAGCCTGCACGAGGTGTGGGAGAAATTACTCAAAAAAAATTAATCGATCTTTCCCGAGAACTTATGTTTTCTCAAAAAAGCGATGAGCTCAGTTTGGAGTCCAAGGACGATTATATCTCGGCTATGTCTGCCCTCGTGAATTCGGTCTCCCTCACAAAAAAAGCAAAAGAAGGCCTAAAGAATTTTTTAAACACAATAAAGGAATTACGCAGCATAATAGAAGCAGGAGACATCTTTTTTAAAAAAGAAGAACCAAAGGGCGAAGGCTTGGCGCCTTTTATCTATGAGGTTTTAAAACAATCGGGCTTCGCCGAATATTACGAATCGCTAGACTCGGCTTCCGGCACTCAAAAGACGGCAAACTTAAATGAGCTTGCAAACACAGCATCGCTTTACGATTTTTCGGTAAAGGGTTTGAGCGAATTTTTAGAGCACATCGAATTGGATAGAAGCCTTGCCGGCTCCGAAGAAAAAAAAGATTCCGTAAACCTCATCACCATTCATAACACAAAGGGCTTGGAATTTAAAAACGTAATTATCACGGGCCTTGAAACGGGAGTTTTTCCCCGCGACAACGGAAACTTTGATGAGCTTGAAGAAGAAAGAAGACTTATGTATGTAGCCTGCACCCGTGCAAAGGATGCACTCTACATGACAAGCTGCTCCTCGCGCCGCCTATACGGCAGCCTGACCTTTACCCAGCCAAGCCGCTTTATCTTCGAAATAGATAAAGACCTCGTAAATATCTCGGAGGCTTCATCTCCTTATTCTGCTTTTTCAGGCAGCTTCGGGAAACAAATCCCTGCCGATTTTGGAACAAAAAAAGAAGAACATCCCCTCCTTTCCAAATGGAAGAAGGGAGAAAAAATTTATCACGACGATTACGGCTACGGGGCAATAATTAAGGCCGATATTTCAAGCGGAGAACTTGTGGTAAACATCCAATTTGAAACCGGCCTTATAAAACGCTTTATGCCCGAATATCAGGCAAACGATATGACAATAATAAAAGACTAA